Proteins from a single region of Deltaproteobacteria bacterium:
- a CDS encoding acyl-CoA dehydratase activase: protein MRQEIVGLGVDAGSTTTKLVGVDGRGERIFDRIEPTRPQLQLQVKGLLAVARASGAKEGTPVVATGYGRKLVEDADKRVTEITCHARGVFRSVHHGGTLIDIGGQDAKAIRFDDKGAVQDFAMNDKCAAGTGRFLEVVAGRLGHDLDEFAHLAANAGETTAISSTCTVFAESEIISLIAQGETIEAIARGLHTSLMGRIAALARSVTVTPPLLLSGGVARSPAAQRYLGEALGLPVEVPEGPQLMGAYGAALMALDIADGRG, encoded by the coding sequence GTGAGGCAGGAGATCGTCGGGCTGGGCGTGGACGCGGGCTCGACCACCACCAAGCTGGTGGGGGTCGACGGCCGGGGAGAGCGCATCTTCGATCGGATCGAGCCGACCCGGCCGCAGCTGCAGCTGCAGGTGAAGGGGCTCCTGGCCGTCGCCCGGGCCTCGGGCGCGAAGGAGGGGACCCCGGTGGTGGCCACCGGCTACGGCCGCAAGCTGGTCGAGGACGCCGACAAGCGGGTCACGGAGATCACCTGCCACGCGCGGGGCGTCTTCCGCAGCGTCCACCACGGCGGCACGCTCATCGACATCGGCGGGCAGGACGCCAAGGCGATCCGCTTCGACGACAAGGGCGCGGTGCAGGACTTCGCCATGAACGACAAGTGCGCGGCGGGCACCGGGCGCTTCCTGGAGGTGGTGGCCGGGCGCCTGGGCCACGATCTCGACGAGTTCGCCCACCTGGCCGCGAACGCCGGCGAGACCACCGCCATCTCCAGCACCTGCACGGTCTTCGCCGAGTCGGAGATCATCTCGCTGATCGCCCAGGGGGAGACCATCGAGGCCATCGCCCGCGGCCTGCACACCTCCCTGATGGGGCGGATCGCGGCGCTGGCCCGCAGCGTGACGGTCACGCCGCCCCTGCTCCTCTCGGGGGGCGTGGCCCGCTCGCCGGCGGCGCAGCGCTACCTCGGCGAGGCGCTGGGGCTGCCGGTGGAGGTGCCCGAGGGGCCCCAGCTGATGGGCGCCTACGGCGCGGCCCTGATGGCGCTGGACATCGCCGACGGAAGGGGTTGA
- a CDS encoding FecR family protein: MSARCPRTEELLLPPALRTGSPEALAAHLEGCPDCQQAAGGLVSIRQELAEHAPVPRPGVEARILAELRVATALPASPRPSLSQRLVLGLGLAATAAVLALLLQVDARERAVVTEGSLATLGHPEAGLLSTDDPVPLATSLLTRGETRIATDLSRLSLAPKSELELRAAPGRRERDRYVREVRLRAGRVHAEVTPLREGRTFAVHTEEALVTVVGTAFSVERAEGRTVVEVEHGVVLAVSPDGRRRLELRAGDRAVFPPEEEAPPAPTLAPPPAPAEAAEAPGVDPDDLAELALRERARQRRPRRDRPAPVAAPAPPPAPVELSPPPTHVADPDRPREQRRQLAEARRVLRQAPSEAVDLARGVLDQAVSEEIEAAALAVMADGHRRAGQLEEAAATYARVAHHPAGEGLAEESLLQLAILRDRQRQAGAALAALEEAERRFPEGMLAPERVALSVELLGREGEPGAALEALLAAEGLHSPELERLRIRLAEERLASDPAAARRLLSATRLESLSPAWDARHQALLRRLAP, encoded by the coding sequence ATGAGCGCGCGCTGCCCCCGGACCGAGGAGCTCCTCCTGCCGCCGGCCCTGCGCACCGGCTCGCCCGAGGCCCTGGCCGCCCACCTGGAAGGCTGCCCGGACTGCCAGCAGGCCGCCGGGGGGCTGGTGAGCATCCGCCAAGAGCTCGCCGAGCACGCGCCGGTGCCCCGCCCCGGGGTCGAGGCGCGGATCCTGGCCGAGCTGCGCGTGGCGACCGCCCTCCCGGCGAGCCCCCGCCCCTCCCTCTCCCAGCGCCTCGTCCTGGGGCTGGGCCTCGCCGCCACCGCGGCCGTCCTCGCCCTCCTCCTCCAGGTGGACGCCCGGGAGCGCGCGGTGGTCACCGAGGGCTCCCTCGCCACCCTCGGCCACCCCGAGGCCGGCCTCCTCTCCACCGACGATCCCGTCCCCCTGGCGACCTCCCTGCTCACCCGGGGCGAGACCCGGATCGCCACCGACCTCTCCCGCCTCTCCCTGGCCCCGAAGAGCGAGCTCGAGCTGCGGGCCGCCCCCGGGCGAAGGGAGCGGGACCGCTACGTGCGCGAGGTCCGCCTGCGGGCCGGCCGGGTGCACGCCGAGGTCACGCCCCTGCGCGAGGGCCGCACCTTCGCGGTCCACACCGAGGAGGCGCTCGTCACCGTGGTCGGGACCGCCTTCAGCGTGGAGCGGGCCGAGGGCCGCACGGTGGTCGAGGTCGAGCACGGCGTCGTCCTCGCGGTGAGCCCGGACGGCCGCCGCCGCCTCGAGCTGCGCGCCGGCGACCGGGCGGTCTTCCCGCCCGAGGAGGAGGCCCCTCCGGCCCCCACCCTCGCCCCGCCGCCGGCCCCCGCCGAGGCCGCCGAGGCCCCGGGGGTCGATCCCGACGATCTGGCCGAGCTGGCCCTCCGCGAGCGGGCCCGGCAGCGTCGCCCCCGCCGTGACCGCCCGGCGCCGGTCGCGGCCCCCGCGCCGCCGCCCGCGCCGGTCGAGCTCAGCCCGCCGCCCACCCACGTCGCCGATCCGGATCGCCCCCGGGAGCAGCGCCGCCAGCTGGCCGAGGCCCGCCGCGTGCTGCGCCAGGCCCCGAGCGAGGCGGTGGATCTGGCCCGGGGCGTCCTGGACCAGGCCGTCAGCGAGGAGATCGAGGCCGCGGCCCTGGCGGTGATGGCCGACGGGCACCGCCGCGCGGGCCAGCTGGAGGAGGCCGCCGCGACCTACGCCCGCGTGGCCCACCACCCCGCCGGAGAAGGCCTGGCCGAGGAGAGCCTGCTGCAGCTGGCCATCCTGCGCGACCGGCAGCGCCAGGCCGGCGCGGCGCTGGCCGCCCTGGAGGAGGCGGAGCGCCGCTTCCCCGAGGGGATGCTGGCCCCGGAGCGGGTGGCCCTGAGCGTCGAGCTCCTCGGCCGCGAGGGCGAGCCCGGCGCCGCCCTCGAGGCGCTGCTGGCCGCCGAGGGCCTGCACAGCCCCGAGCTGGAGCGCCTGCGGATCCGCCTGGCCGAGGAGCGCCTCGCGTCGGACCCGGCCGCGGCCCGGCGCCTGCTCTCCGCCACCCGGCTCGAGAGCCTCTCCCCGGCCTGGGATGCCCGGCACCAGGCCCTCCTGCGGCGCCTGGCGCCCTGA
- a CDS encoding NCS2 family permease, with protein MSKGMLELRFAIEERGSSSRREVLGGLTTFLTMAYIAFVNPAILSAGGMPREGAFLATCLAAAVGCLLMGLLANLPVALAPGMGLNAFFAFGICLGAGVPWQTALGIVFWSGVLFLLLTVTGARRAIVKAIPKSLRFAAAAGIGLFLALIGLEHAGLVIDHPVTLVTLASPTSAPILVALFGLAVGVVLMARGVITAVFWSLLASTLLALILGVVPLPEAVLALPTGSLPGAEIDLLGALKLQYLPLIFVVLFFDVFDTLGTLLGVSHEAGLLDEEGELPVLDRAMGADAGATLAGALLGTSTVTSYIESGAGVAVGARTGLAALVTGAAFLLLMPFAPLAAVVGAPIEGGLHPVTAPALILVGVLMARTLAEIPWKETLEGVPAFFTVVLMPLTFNITHGLAAGIVCWAGMRLVAGRGREVHWVLYLICGLIVLRYALLAV; from the coding sequence GTGTCGAAGGGAATGCTGGAGCTGCGCTTCGCGATCGAGGAGCGAGGGTCGAGCAGCCGCCGGGAGGTCCTCGGCGGCCTGACCACCTTCCTCACGATGGCCTACATCGCCTTCGTCAACCCGGCGATCCTCTCGGCCGGCGGCATGCCGCGGGAGGGGGCCTTCCTCGCCACCTGCCTCGCGGCGGCGGTCGGCTGCCTCCTGATGGGGCTGCTGGCCAACCTCCCGGTGGCGCTGGCGCCGGGCATGGGGCTCAACGCCTTCTTCGCCTTCGGGATCTGCCTGGGGGCCGGAGTGCCCTGGCAGACGGCGCTGGGGATCGTCTTCTGGAGCGGCGTGCTCTTCCTCCTGCTGACGGTCACCGGCGCCCGCCGGGCCATCGTCAAGGCGATCCCGAAGAGCCTCCGCTTCGCCGCCGCCGCCGGCATCGGCCTCTTCCTGGCCCTCATCGGGCTGGAGCACGCCGGGCTGGTGATCGATCACCCGGTCACCCTCGTGACCCTGGCCTCGCCCACCAGCGCGCCGATCCTGGTCGCCCTCTTCGGGCTGGCGGTCGGCGTCGTGCTGATGGCCCGGGGCGTGATCACGGCGGTCTTCTGGAGTCTCCTGGCCTCGACGCTCCTCGCCCTGATCCTCGGGGTCGTGCCGCTGCCGGAGGCGGTGCTGGCGCTGCCCACGGGATCGCTGCCGGGGGCCGAGATCGACCTCCTGGGCGCGCTGAAGCTGCAGTACCTGCCCCTGATCTTCGTCGTGCTCTTCTTCGACGTCTTCGACACCCTCGGCACCCTGCTCGGGGTCAGCCACGAGGCCGGGCTCCTGGACGAGGAGGGTGAGCTGCCCGTCCTCGATCGCGCGATGGGCGCCGACGCCGGGGCGACCCTGGCGGGCGCGCTCCTGGGGACCTCGACCGTGACCTCCTACATCGAGTCGGGGGCCGGGGTGGCGGTGGGCGCCCGCACCGGCCTCGCGGCGCTGGTCACCGGCGCCGCCTTCCTCCTGCTGATGCCCTTCGCGCCCCTCGCGGCGGTGGTGGGGGCGCCCATCGAGGGCGGCCTGCACCCGGTGACCGCGCCGGCGCTGATCCTGGTGGGCGTCCTGATGGCCCGTACCCTCGCCGAGATCCCCTGGAAGGAGACCCTCGAGGGGGTGCCGGCCTTCTTCACCGTCGTGCTGATGCCCCTGACCTTCAACATCACCCACGGGCTGGCCGCCGGCATCGTCTGCTGGGCCGGGATGCGGCTGGTGGCGGGGCGCGGGCGGGAGGTGCACTGGGTGCTCTACCTGATCTGTGGGCTCATCGTGCTGCGGTACGCGCTGCTGGCGGTCTAG
- a CDS encoding YqgE/AlgH family protein — protein MTEVATVAPGFLISGPQLEDPNFAETLVLMAQFNQEGALGFVVNRPATIDLETLLENVDEDLAKLARESGLGSHDVLVGGPVQQTAVWLLFHRSDEELEGDEGEDILGVGEHLAVAATRDILEDFVSGRRAGPFHVILGYAGWGPGQLELETHAGAWLPLGLTEDLVFDVPFEERWDEALRRLGLTPGGFMISGSGAEA, from the coding sequence ATGACCGAGGTCGCCACCGTCGCGCCGGGGTTCCTGATCTCGGGACCCCAGCTGGAGGATCCGAACTTCGCCGAGACCCTGGTGTTGATGGCGCAGTTCAACCAGGAGGGGGCGCTGGGCTTCGTGGTGAACCGCCCGGCGACCATCGACCTCGAGACCCTCCTCGAGAACGTCGACGAGGACCTGGCGAAGCTGGCCCGGGAGTCGGGCCTCGGCTCCCACGACGTGCTGGTGGGCGGGCCCGTGCAGCAGACCGCGGTCTGGCTCCTCTTCCATCGCAGCGACGAGGAGCTCGAGGGTGACGAGGGCGAGGACATCCTCGGCGTCGGCGAGCACCTGGCGGTGGCCGCCACCCGGGACATCCTCGAGGACTTCGTCAGCGGGCGGCGGGCCGGCCCCTTCCACGTGATCCTCGGCTACGCCGGCTGGGGACCGGGCCAGCTCGAGCTCGAGACCCACGCCGGGGCCTGGCTGCCCCTGGGCCTGACCGAGGACCTGGTCTTCGACGTGCCCTTCGAGGAGCGCTGGGACGAGGCGCTGCGCCGCCTGGGCCTGACCCCGGGCGGCTTCATGATCTCGGGCTCGGGCGCCGAGGCCTGA
- a CDS encoding RNA polymerase sigma factor, producing the protein MTLPGPEAASRAQAATGEVELTVERLYRAHFAMVYRVVGRSLGPGASPADLEDLTQLTFLQAHRGLASFRGDCKPSTWLCGIAMRTTLQWMRGRGRRRRLREALALELQAETRQSAADAPERSAASRDRLRKVWEVLLSMKEGKRAVYVLHELEGMPGPEIARALRIPEGTVWTRLHHARKEILAALPPDEEVSR; encoded by the coding sequence ATGACCCTCCCAGGCCCCGAGGCCGCCTCCCGGGCGCAGGCTGCCACCGGTGAGGTGGAGCTGACGGTCGAGCGGCTCTACCGGGCCCACTTCGCGATGGTCTACCGGGTCGTCGGGCGGAGCCTGGGGCCCGGGGCCTCCCCCGCGGACCTCGAGGACCTCACCCAGCTCACCTTCCTCCAGGCCCACCGGGGCCTCGCGAGCTTCCGGGGCGACTGCAAGCCCTCCACCTGGCTCTGCGGGATCGCGATGCGCACGACCCTGCAGTGGATGCGGGGCCGGGGCCGTCGCCGCCGGCTGCGGGAGGCCCTCGCCCTGGAGCTGCAGGCGGAGACGAGGCAGAGCGCCGCCGACGCGCCGGAGCGCTCGGCCGCGTCCCGGGACCGCCTCCGCAAGGTCTGGGAGGTCCTCCTCTCGATGAAGGAGGGCAAGCGAGCGGTCTACGTCCTCCACGAGCTCGAGGGGATGCCGGGGCCGGAGATCGCCCGGGCCCTCCGGATCCCCGAGGGCACGGTCTGGACCCGCCTCCACCACGCCCGCAAGGAGATCCTGGCGGCCCTGCCGCCGGACGAGGAGGTCTCGCGATGA
- a CDS encoding 2-hydroxyacyl-CoA dehydratase family protein, translating to MSAKYPRAETSGLKKAQYLLGAKVAGGALLKLDRMKLARKLARPPKPGPFGPPLKSSAWLKELITGHYLKGRFASGARPVAWVTSGAPVEPLIALGFFPIYPENHGAVCGIRRSAEEICEEAESAGYSRDICSYARTDIGSMLSGKTPVGRLPPPDLLVCCTNICQTVLLWYRVLAQHFGCPLVNIDTPFLYGEAQEHQIAFVEKQLEELVRAAEEVSGNRLTEKKLHQVTRYSKQATELWAQIIQMGRHRPAPITAFDQFIHLAPIVEMRGEPFTVDYYGALLEELQERAAQGVGALKEEKIRLVWDNLPVWHKVRWLSEVLAESNATLVASTYTNAWGELTEFIDPENPMRSAALTYLHPILNRGTGHKLSLMKGMVESFEADGVILHSDRSCKPYSIGQVDQRERLTKEAGVPALLLEADHNDPRAFSEEQSRARVEAFLEVVEAKA from the coding sequence ATGAGCGCGAAGTATCCGCGGGCCGAGACCAGCGGCCTGAAGAAGGCGCAGTACCTCCTGGGCGCCAAGGTCGCGGGCGGCGCCCTGCTCAAGCTCGACCGGATGAAGCTGGCGCGGAAGCTCGCCCGCCCCCCGAAGCCCGGCCCCTTCGGGCCGCCCCTGAAGTCCTCGGCCTGGCTCAAGGAGCTGATCACCGGCCACTACCTCAAGGGCCGCTTCGCCAGCGGCGCGCGGCCCGTGGCCTGGGTCACCAGCGGCGCGCCGGTCGAGCCCCTCATCGCCCTGGGCTTCTTCCCGATCTACCCGGAGAACCACGGGGCGGTCTGCGGGATCCGCCGCAGCGCCGAGGAGATCTGCGAGGAGGCGGAGAGCGCCGGCTACAGCCGGGACATCTGCTCCTACGCCCGCACCGACATCGGCAGCATGCTCTCGGGCAAAACCCCGGTGGGCCGCCTGCCGCCGCCGGACCTGCTCGTCTGCTGCACCAACATCTGCCAGACGGTGCTGCTCTGGTACCGGGTGCTCGCCCAGCACTTCGGCTGCCCCCTGGTGAACATCGACACCCCCTTCCTCTACGGCGAGGCGCAGGAGCACCAGATCGCCTTCGTGGAGAAGCAGCTCGAGGAGCTGGTGCGGGCCGCCGAGGAGGTGTCGGGCAACCGCCTGACCGAGAAGAAGCTTCACCAGGTGACGCGCTACTCCAAGCAGGCGACCGAGCTCTGGGCCCAGATCATCCAGATGGGCCGGCACCGCCCGGCGCCGATCACCGCCTTCGATCAGTTCATCCACCTAGCGCCCATCGTCGAGATGCGCGGCGAACCCTTCACCGTCGACTACTACGGCGCCCTCCTCGAGGAGCTGCAGGAGCGGGCGGCGCAGGGGGTCGGCGCCCTGAAGGAGGAGAAGATCCGCCTCGTCTGGGACAACCTCCCGGTCTGGCACAAGGTGCGCTGGCTCTCGGAGGTGCTGGCCGAGTCGAACGCCACCCTGGTGGCCTCGACCTACACCAACGCCTGGGGTGAGCTCACCGAGTTCATCGATCCCGAGAACCCCATGCGCTCGGCGGCGCTGACCTACCTCCACCCGATCCTCAACCGCGGCACCGGCCACAAGCTCTCCCTGATGAAGGGGATGGTGGAGTCCTTCGAGGCGGACGGCGTCATCCTCCACTCGGATCGCTCCTGCAAGCCCTACTCGATCGGCCAGGTCGATCAGCGGGAGCGCCTCACCAAGGAGGCGGGGGTGCCCGCGCTCCTGCTGGAGGCGGACCACAACGATCCCCGGGCCTTCTCCGAGGAGCAGTCGCGGGCGCGGGTCGAGGCCTTCCTCGAGGTGGTGGAGGCGAAGGCGTGA
- a CDS encoding alcohol dehydrogenase catalytic domain-containing protein, translated as MRALRFEGEHPRVATVDTPVPGPGEALVKVRLAGVCNTDLEIVRGYMGFTGTLGHEFVGELADGQRVVGEINLGCGACPACAAGLSRHCPTRTVLGILGKDGAFAELLTLPERNLHPVPASITDEQAVLVEPLAAALEILDQVTIEPATRVLLLGAGKLGQLIARVIASTGARLTVLGRSPAKLNLLEAEGIAVTTEPPPAGSQDLVIEATGNQAGLELALQAVRPRGTVVLKSTFAGTHTWNAAKVVIDELTIVGSRCGRFEAALRWLEETGADLSPLVSDRFPLSRGDAALDRAAEDGVLKVLLDPAG; from the coding sequence ATGCGAGCTCTTCGCTTCGAGGGTGAACACCCCAGGGTGGCCACGGTGGACACGCCGGTTCCCGGTCCAGGCGAGGCCCTGGTGAAGGTCCGCCTGGCCGGGGTCTGCAACACCGACCTCGAGATCGTCCGGGGCTACATGGGCTTCACGGGCACCCTCGGCCACGAGTTCGTGGGGGAGCTCGCGGACGGCCAGCGGGTGGTGGGCGAGATCAACCTGGGCTGCGGCGCCTGCCCGGCCTGCGCGGCGGGCCTCTCCCGTCACTGCCCCACGCGAACCGTGCTGGGGATCCTCGGCAAGGACGGCGCCTTCGCCGAGCTGCTCACCCTGCCGGAGCGGAACCTCCACCCGGTCCCGGCGTCGATCACGGACGAGCAGGCGGTCCTGGTCGAGCCCCTGGCGGCGGCCCTGGAGATCCTCGATCAGGTGACGATCGAGCCCGCGACGCGGGTGCTCCTCCTCGGCGCCGGCAAGCTCGGCCAGCTCATCGCCCGGGTGATCGCGAGCACCGGCGCCCGCCTCACCGTCCTCGGACGCAGCCCGGCCAAGCTGAACCTCCTGGAGGCCGAGGGGATCGCGGTCACGACCGAGCCGCCGCCGGCGGGGTCCCAGGACCTGGTGATCGAGGCGACCGGCAACCAGGCCGGGCTCGAGCTCGCCCTCCAGGCGGTGCGCCCGCGAGGCACGGTCGTGCTCAAGAGCACCTTCGCCGGCACCCACACCTGGAACGCGGCCAAGGTGGTCATCGACGAGCTCACGATCGTGGGCTCGCGCTGCGGGCGCTTCGAGGCGGCCCTGCGCTGGCTGGAGGAGACCGGCGCGGATCTCTCGCCCCTCGTCTCCGATCGCTTCCCGCTCTCGAGAGGAGACGCCGCCCTCGACCGCGCGGCCGAGGACGGCGTCCTCAAGGTGCTGCTGGATCCGGCCGGCTGA
- a CDS encoding 2-hydroxyacyl-CoA dehydratase family protein: MKHPEIPGRQAAIDAHRAAGGGLAAVYPIHPPRALLRAFGLLPVEIWGPPGVDCARADGHVQAYACSIVRGGLAFLLDGKLDDADLILVPHGCDSLQGLGSVLIDFVKPKAPVETFYLPRGAEGGPSRAFVKEELRRLHDSLVKLTGKQPTEAELLEALEREVDADDLLAALLAGRRRLELSNAEFYRLVRAREYLPAEDFSRIVREVLEGASEEESGAPGVVLSGLVPEPRALLELFDEAGVLIVGDDLCSSGRRLYPAGEGSDALARMADRLMSAAPDSTRGDGVQARADHLLGLCAAGGAKQTLFLIVKFCEPELFYLPQLREALTAGGVASQVLEVDVTTPLADQTRTRIEAMLEVMS; encoded by the coding sequence GGCGGTCTATCCCATCCACCCCCCGCGGGCCCTCCTGCGCGCCTTCGGCCTCCTGCCGGTGGAGATCTGGGGGCCGCCGGGCGTCGACTGTGCCCGGGCCGACGGGCACGTGCAGGCCTACGCCTGCTCGATCGTCCGGGGCGGGCTGGCCTTCCTCCTCGACGGCAAGCTCGACGACGCCGACCTGATCCTGGTGCCGCACGGCTGCGACAGCCTCCAGGGGCTGGGCAGCGTGCTCATCGACTTCGTGAAGCCGAAGGCCCCGGTCGAGACCTTCTACCTGCCGCGAGGCGCGGAAGGAGGGCCCTCGCGGGCCTTCGTGAAGGAGGAGCTGCGCCGCTTGCACGACAGCCTGGTGAAGCTCACCGGCAAGCAGCCCACCGAGGCCGAGCTCCTCGAGGCGCTGGAGCGTGAGGTGGACGCCGACGATCTCCTGGCCGCGCTGCTGGCCGGCCGGCGCAGGCTCGAGCTCTCGAACGCGGAGTTCTACCGGCTGGTGCGCGCCCGCGAGTACCTGCCGGCGGAGGACTTCTCCCGGATCGTCCGAGAGGTCCTCGAGGGGGCGAGCGAGGAGGAGAGCGGGGCGCCCGGCGTCGTCCTCTCGGGGCTGGTGCCCGAGCCCAGGGCGCTGCTCGAGCTCTTCGACGAGGCCGGGGTGCTGATCGTGGGCGACGACCTCTGCAGCAGCGGGCGGCGGCTCTATCCGGCGGGGGAGGGGAGCGACGCGCTGGCCCGCATGGCCGACCGGCTGATGTCGGCGGCCCCCGACTCCACCCGGGGGGACGGGGTGCAGGCCCGCGCCGACCACCTGCTCGGCCTCTGCGCGGCCGGCGGGGCGAAGCAGACGCTCTTCCTCATCGTGAAGTTCTGCGAGCCGGAGCTCTTCTACCTGCCGCAGCTGCGCGAGGCGCTCACCGCCGGCGGGGTCGCCAGCCAGGTGCTGGAGGTGGACGTGACCACGCCGCTCGCGGATCAGACCCGCACCCGGATCGAGGCCATGCTGGAGGTGATGTCATGA